The region ATCTTAACCTTAAAGAAAATATAAACAATTATTATTTGGTAGAAAAAGACGGAGAATACAGTGTTTTAGTTACTTCGAGGTTTAATCTAGAAAATCTAATAAACGACGAAAAAACAAAAAATGTCTCACATATAAAAACCTCATTTGGAGTAAGTTACCAATTCTATTCTAACGAAATTATGTCTAATATTTCTTTGCAATTCAACAAATCTTACTTTGATATCTCTTTTGACTTTAATAACAACTCTAAATTTGCATATGCAACGGAATTGAAAGATAAGGTAAGAATTGGAGCGATCCTGAAAAATGAAGAAGATCAGATAAATATATCTTTTTTATTAGACGATTACGAAGATTTCAATAATTTTGGTCTATACGGTATTCTTCAGATAAACAGTCAGATAGAAAATCTCAGAAGTATTTTAGTAGATATAAACGAATTAAGCTACGATTTAGTGGCTACAAAAACTTATACCTTTGGAGATAAACAAACAATCGAATTGTCTTTATACCCTGGAATTGGCCTCTCAATAAGTAAGAAAGATCAAGCAACTATATATTTTAATTTCGGCGCGCAGTATTCTTTCCCTTTTCAAAAAAGCGCGGCTTTGTTTTCTTACTTATACCATCAAAGCTTACACACTATCAGTTTATCAATTGAATTTTAACTAGGGGCGCTAAAACAATTTTTAAAGACATTAATTTTAATTTTGGGGAGGATTACAAATGTTTAGAATTCTAGTGGTAGAAGATGATAAAGCAATCTCAAGGCTTTTAGAGTTGGAATTAACTCATGTCGGCTACAACGTAAAAATAGCAAAAGATGGAGATGAGGCTTTAAAATTCTATGAAAATTTTAAGCCTGATATAATATTATTGGATATAATGTTGCCTATAAGAGATGGATTTGAAGTTGCTGAGGCAATTAGAGACTATGACAGTGATATTGGAATAATAATGATCACAGCCAAAGGAGAGTTGGAAAGCAAGGTTAAAGGTTTAAAAAATGCCGATGATTATGTAGTTAAACCTTTTGAAATAGAAGAAATATTGGCAAGAATAGAGGCTTTGTTAAAAAGAATGGGAAAAACTAAAGAACTAATAAAAGTAGGAGACATTGAGATTTATCCTCAAAACATGGAAGTTCTTGTAAACAAAAAAAATGTTCATTTGAGCCTCACGGAATTTAACATACTAAAGTTACTGGCTATCAATAAAAATATAGTTGTCTCAAAAGAAAAAATCTTAGAAGAGATTTGGGGATACTACGATGAAGAGAACAACAACTTAGTTGAAGTATACATCAATTATTTAAGAAAAAAATTGAAAGATTCCACACAAAATATAGAAACTGTGCGAGGTGTTGGTTACGTTATTAGGGAGAAAGAAAGTAAAACATAGTGCAATTTTTAGGCAAACAATAGTTTTTACAGCCATTACTATGAGTATAGTATTGACAATTGTTGGCATAGTGAGGATCGTTTTTGTACAATTCATACTTCAAAGTTACAACGACATGTATATTGCACAATTGAATGTAAGTGGACTGAATAGGGGAAATGCCAACAATCCTCAGGAACCTCTAGATTTGCTTTACCAAATTATGCAAGATTCAAGTGTATTGAGAAGAAGTTTATTATCAAACAGGATCGTCATTCTAGATGGACAGTTGATTTCAGATCCTTATGGTTTGATAAAGGAGAATTTCAAAATTCCCAGGTTACCGTATCTTTATGAATCTGATGGAATGTACTACATCTTTGCAGGTATTCCTATATTTGGTTCGTCTCTTTTAATAGTCGGCGGACCATCTCTTGAGCTAACAGCTCTTTTGAGAAACTTTGAAAAAGCAGTCTTTGTAATAATAACGACTGGTTTTTTTATATCACTATTGGTATCTTATTTTTTAGCAAAAAGCACACTCAAACCAGTAGTCAAAATGGCAGAACAAATATCTGAAATAGATGCCAATACCATAGATAAGAGGATATCAGAACAAAAATCTCAGGAATTCGATATCTTTGCACAAAAATTAAATTCGATGTTGGATAGAATCGAAAATGCATTTGAAATACAAAATCAATTCGTTTCGGACGTTTCTCATGAGCTGAGAACACCTTTAACTTCAATAAATGGTTACATTAAAATGCTGAAAAGATGGGGGAAAAACGATCCCAAAATTATGGAAGAATCTCTGAACAGTATTGAGGCATCAAGCGAATATTTAAGGGATCTTGTTGAACAACTCTTGCTGCTGACTAAAAACGATTATCAAATCGAAAAAGAAAGTATCGATATTAAAAACGTAGTAGAAGAAACTTTGAACCTTTTTAAATTAGAACTGGACGAATTCAAAATAGATATACAAGGAGAAAGTTTCACAGTAAACAGCTCTAACGAGTATCTCTCTTTAATCCTCAAAATTTTCATTGAAAACGCAATAAAATACTCATCAAATCAAAAAGAAATAACAATAAAATTAGACCCCAATCAAAAGAGTATAAGTATACAAGACCATGGTATTGGTATTGAACAAACTAAATTAAAAAATATCTTCGAAAGGTTCTACAAAGTGGATTTTTCTCGAAGCGATAAAGGCCATGGATTAGGATTATCAATAGCAAAAAAACTAGCTGATGCATTAGATATTGAATTAAAAGCTTATTCTGAATTAGGTAAAGGTAGTACTTTTACCTTGATCTTTTTGAATCAACTGTAAGGAGGAAGCCAATGTGGTTTATTTCGACAACAACGCAACTACCCAAGTTGACAGCGAGGTTGCTGATTTGATTTTGAAATATATGACAGAATTCTATGCAAACCCTAACTCTATTCATCAATTTGGAGTAAATGTTGAAAACGATTTAGAAGAAGCACGAGAGCAAATTTCCGAGCTTTTTAAAGTTTTACCCACGGAGATCTTTTTCACCTCTTGTGCTACTGAATCAATAAATTGGGTTATAAAAGGAGTTGCTAAAGTCAACAAAAATAGAGGAAAACATATTGTAACCTCTACCATAGAGCATTCTGCTGTTATTAATACAGCCAAACAACTAGAAAGGGATGGCTTCGAAGTATCCTATATAAATGTGAATGATAAAGGAGTAATAGATCTAAATGAATTGTCAAAAAATATAAGACAAGATACCATACTAGTGAGCTTAATGGCTGCAAATAATGAAGTCGGTACCTTGCAACCTGTTGATGATGCCTACAAAATCATAAAAGAAAAAAATGAAGAAACATACTTTCACATTGATGCTGTACAAGCTATTGGTAAAATTCCCTTTGATTTGTACAAATATAAATGTGATTTCGCTTCCTTTTCTGCACATAAATTTCATGGTCCAAAAGGTGTAGGTATTCTTTACAAACGTAGAGGAACAAGAATATTCCCCTTCATAACAGGAGGTTCTCAAGAAAATGGGATGAGAGCAGGAACGCAAAATGTTCCAGGAATCATAGGTACGGCTATAGCTTTGAAAAAATCTATTGAAAATCTTGACATAATGAATTCGAATATAAAAAATATTAGGGATCATCTAGCCGAAGAATTACTAAAAATAGGAGCAAAGATAGTTACTCCCCTAGAAAACTCCGTTCCAAATACATTAGCTTTTTTCTTTCCTAATATACGAGGAGATATTATTGTAAACGCCCTCTCAGAAGAAGAAATTTATGTATCAACCACTTCTGCATGCTCAAGTAAGATTAAATCCTTCAGTAGAGTTATGGAAAGTATGGGGTACAAAAATGACGAGGCAAGTGGTATGATACGAATTAGCTTATCTCACTTGAATAAAGACGATGAGGCAGAATTATTCTTGATTAAGTTAAAAAATGTCTTGAAATTTTTGAATTATTGATTTTTTAATGTATAATAAACATAAAGGGGGCGAAAATATGAGAAGTATGACCGGTTATGGAAGAATAACAAAAAATATTGGTGATTATAGCTATAATGTAGAAATAAAATCTCTCAACTCCAAAAATCTAAACATCAACACTTCAATCTCACCTTTGTTTTCTCCGTTAGAATTACATATTCAAAATCTTGTGAAAAAATACTTCAAAAGAGGAACCTTGCGAATTTCTGTAGATATAAAATTATTGAAAACAGACAACATAATAGATGTAGACTTGGGGTTATCAAAGGCTTATTACAATGCCCTCAACAATTTGATCAACGAACTGCATTTAGCTGATGACGTTAATTTAGAAGATTTGTTAAAATTCAAAGATATAGTTAAAATTTCCATCGATGAAAAAACTATTGATGACATCTGGGAAGGTATGAAAGAAGTTTTAAAAGAAGTAATCGAAACAGTCTTGAGATATCAAAAAGAAGAAGGTAAAGATCTAAAAGATTTTCTTAATGGTTATTTGAATGAACTTGAAGATATTGTTATTAAAATAGAAGAAAATGCTCACCAAATCAAAGAAAAATACAGAGAACAGTTAAAACACAACATTAATTCTTTGATTAGTAATATAGATAATATCGATGAAAATAGGTTAGAAATGGAAATAGTATTATTAGCGGAAAGAGCCGACATTAGCGAGGAAATGGACAGATTAAAAAGCCACATTAGAAGATTTAAAAATTTCCTGGAAAATGAAAATAATAACGACAGTATAGGACAAGAACTAGATTTTATTTGTCAAGAAATGCATAGGGAATTCAACACAATCGCCTCCAAGTCAAAAATTTTAGAAATAACTAACCTTTCCTTGGAAGGAAGAACTCTGGTTAATAAAATTCGAGAACAAGCTCAAAATATTCATTAAAGTATTATAAGCGTTTAATAATATGTTAGGAAACTACTTATAAATTGCATTTTAAAGATGTTAAGGGAAGGATGGATCTAAGCTAAATATTTTTGTTGGTGGAGGTGCTCTTTATGTATGGATTGATAAACATAGGTTTTGGAAATATTGTTGTTGGTGATAGGGTTATAGCCATTGTTTCTCCTACTTCTCAACCCTTAAAAAGATTAAAAGAAATTGCAGAACAGCAAGGGAAGTTATTAGAAGTAAACCACGGAAGAAAAACTAGAGCTTTTATAATAACCGACTCTGGTCATGTTATAGCCAGTGCAATTCAACCAGAAACAATTACCAATAGATTCTTGCAAAACTATTATGATATTGAAAAAGTTTTAGACAAAATACGCAAGGAAGTATTATAGCATGGAGGGATTACTTTATATCGTTAGCGGACCATCAGGTGCTGGAAAATCGACATTGATAAAAAATGCTCTAGACAAAATTACTGGTTTTTCATTTTCTGTTTCCTATACCACAAGAGAAAAAAGACCAGGAGAGATTGACGGAAAAGATTATTTTTTTATTGATAAAAGCACATTTTTCAAAATGAAAGAGGATGGCGAATTTCTCGAGTGGGCGGAAGTTCATGGGAATTATTATGCCACATCCAAAAAATTTGTTGAGGAAAAGTTAAAAGAAAGCCGAGGTCTTGTTTTAGATGTCGATGTTCAAGGAGCTCTAAACATAAAAAAAATTTATAAGAACGCCTTATACATTTTTATTTTACCTCCCTCAAATGAGGATCTAGAAAAAAGACTAAAAGAAAGAGGCACCGAATCAAAAGACTCTTTGAAAATAAGGCTAAAAGACGCAGAATGGGAAATTTCTCATATGAAAGATTTCGATTATATAATTGTCAATCAAGAAATCGAAGAATCAACAAATCAATTGATATCAATCCTTGTGGCAGAACAACTTAAAAGAGAAAGATTCAATGAAAGTACTCCTTTTTTTTTTTAAAAAATAAATACGAATTATTAAAATAAGAGGTGAAATCAAATGAATTTAGGAATAAATTACGATAAAATATTAAAAAGAATAAATTACAAATATGTTATTCCTATTATCGCAGCAAAAAGGGCTGAAACACTAAAAAACTTAGATGAATTGAAAGGGGTTACTGAAAAAAAAGACTATGTAAGTATTGCCTTAAAAGAATTAGAAGAGGGTAAGATACGAGTTAAAAATTCATCTTTATTAGATAGTTTAAGTAAATAGTCTAATCATAACTTTCATAATACTTTTAAAAACATTCACTTCAGGAGGGTAAAATGTTAGACTTAAAGTATATCAGAGAAAATCCTCAAGAAATAAAAGAAGCTTTAATAAGAAGAAACAACGAAACTTCTATAATAGATGAAATCATCTCTCTCGATGAAGAGAGAAGAAAATTGTTGAAAGAAATCGAAACTTTAAGGTCCCTAAGAAATCAAAACTCAAAATTAGTTGCTAAATTGAAAGCCCAAAAGAAAGATGATGAAGCCGAAGAAATAATTACAAAGGGAAAGGAAATCTCAGAACAAATAAAAAATATAGAATCAGATTTAAAAAAAATTGAAGATGATTTAAATTATAAATTATTATGTGTACCTAATATTCCTGACAGCAGTGCACCCGTTGGAAAGGATGAGAACGAAAATCTCGAAGTAAGAAGATGGGGAAAACCAAGAGAATTTGATTTTGAGCCAAAAGCTCATTGGGATTTAGGCCCCGAATTAGACTTTTTAGATTTTGACAGAGCGGCTAAACTAAGCGGATCTCGATTCACCATCTTAAAAGGAGACATAGCTCGCTTAGAGCTAGCTTTAATCAATTTTATGATAGACTTACATACAAAAGAGCATGGTTACACCTTTATACTACCTCCACATCTAGTTACAAAAGAAACTATCACCTCATCGGGTCAACTACCGAAATTTGAAGATGATTTATATAAAACTTCTTTAGATCAAATGTACCTTATTTCTACTGCAGAAGTTTCTCTGGCTGGTTTACATAGAAACGAAACCTTAGAATTAAATTCACTCCCTTTAAAATATGTCGCTTATACCCCCTGTTATAGAAGAGAAGCCGGTAGTTATGGAAAAGACGTAAGAGGAATGATCAGGCAACACCAATTTGATAAAGTAGAATTATTTTGGTATACCACCCAAGAAGAGTCCTCCCAAGCGTTGGAAGAATTAACAACTCACGCAGAAAAGGTGCTACAACTATTGAATTTACCATATAGAGTGGTTGCTCTATGCACTGGGGACTTAGGCTTCGCAGCTTCTAAAACTTATGACTTGGAGGTGTGGTTACCCAGTTACAATGATTATAAAGAAATATCATCATGCTCAAACACAAAAGATTTTCAAGGAAGAAGGGGAAACATTAGGTACCGAGACAAAGAAAATAAATTAAATTTCGTTCACACACTAAATGGTTCTGGATTAGCAGTTGGAAGAACTTTAGTTGCGATAATGGAAAATTATCAAACAGCTAATGGCAAGATAAAAATCCCTGAAAGACTCGTACCTTACATGGGAAAAGAGCTCATAGGTTGATTATAAATGCCAAATACGTTTTACGGAAAAAAGGTAAATGAAGAAATTATTCTAAATGAAGAAGAAACCGCACACATAAAAATAACAAGAAAGGTCGAGGGAGAAAAAGTAAAGGTAATAACAGGAGATGGGCTATTATACACCACATCAATAGTAAAAATAGGTAAAAAAGAAACGATCCTTGAAATTATAGACAAAGAAAAACCACAAGAAGATAATAAACCATATGTATCGGTATATTTAGGCATGAGTAAATGGGATAGAATGCATTTGTTGTTAGAAAAAATGGTTGAATTAAGGGCAAATAGCTTTTATCTTTACCGCGGAGAAAAATCAGAGATAAATTATAAAAATTTGAACAAGTTTCAAAGAACCATAATAGAAACTTCTAAACAAACTATTTTTGCCCATATCCCTCAAATTAATTTTGTAAAATTCGATGAGATTCCCAAAGAAAACACTATAGTACTAGACTTAGATGGAACAAATGACAATTTAGGAAAAGTCTTAAAAGAGTTAAAGGGTGCACAGAAAATAAACTTAGTTGTTGGCCCAGAATATGGATTTTCAAAAAGAGAAAAAGACTTTTTTTCTACAAACGAATTCAAAACTGTTAATTTGGGTAAAAGTATCTTTCGTTTTGAAACTTCTGCTATATATGCAATGAGTATCATTAACTATGAATACAACAGGTTATTTATTTAATAAGGGGGGTTCAAAATGCCTGAATGGCTCCAAACAACTATCAATTATCTAATAAGAATTGGTATCAGTGTTGCAATTCTCTTTATCGCGAGGTATTTAGCAAAATTTATCTATAGAATCATAATAAACACAGCAGAAAAAAGCGGAAGAGTAACGCTTCAATACAAGAAATCTTTAATGACGATATTGAACATAGCTATGTATACCTTAGGTGGTTTTATCATTATTTCTGTAATTTTTACCAACCTGAGCGCATTTCTTGCTGGATTAGGAATAGGTGGTATAATAGTCGCTTTTGCAGTACAAGAACCTCTTGGTAATTTAATCTGTGGATTTTTAATAATGTTGAACCATCTTGTAGTAGATGGTGAAGCTGTCGAAATAAATGGAATATCTGGATCAGTAGAAGAGATAAACGTTAATCATGTGGTCATAAGAACATGGGATGGAAGAAGAGTCAACCTTCCCAGTAGAGAAGTTTGGTCAAGCAAGATCATTCATTATTGGCCTACAAACATAAGAAGAAACGAGGTAAAAGTTGGAGTATCTTACTCATCCGATCTAAACAAGGTAATAAACGTAATAGATGAAGCAGTACGATCAGCCGAATTAGTGCACATAGATGATGACCATCAACCGCTAATCGTTTTTGATGGTTACGCCGATTCTTCAATAAACTTCATTGTAAGGTTCTGGGCAAAACAAGAAAATTTTATAAATTCGTCGATGGATGTAGCAAAATCAATTAAACAAAAATTCGAAGAAAATAAAGTTGAAATACCTTTTAACCAATTAGACCTTCACATAAAAGAAGTCCCCAATGAAATAACACAAAACAAAGAAAATATTTAAATTATAGAAATTTTCAAAAAGGCGGTGTAAACCGCCTTTCTTAATTTTGCTGTACTGTGCAAAAGTTTTTTCATAATGCTTTGAAATACTTCCAAATTCTCATTTGCGAAGCAAATGATGTTTGTGTTTAGGAAAATTGACTATTATAAAGAAAAATATTAGTGTAAGGAGGAAATTTCCAATGCAAAAAAAACAAGAAGAAAATCCGAAACCAAAAAAAAGATCGGGGAAAAAATTCTTAAGAATTATTCTAATTTCCTTGATTGTGGCTATTTTTCTACTTGGAGTTGGTTACATCTACTTCGAATATAATAGGCTTTCGTATCTCAATTTGAATCTTCAAAACAGTTGGAGAAGTTATATGGCATATTTAATCGATTTTATACCAGGATTAAGAAATTTATCTAATTATGAATATCTGGAGATTTCAGATCCTTTCTATTTGCAAAAGGAACTGTTAGATAGCAAACTCAAAGCTATACAAGACGAAAGAGAAAAATTAATTGCCGAACAAAATGAATTACAAAAACTTTTAGACCAAATTTCACAAGAAAGTGCAAATTTAATGGCTCAAAGAGAAGAATTAGAAAAGTTAAATCAAGAATATCAACAAAAAATTGACCAATACAACGATTACAATGCCAGAATAAATACCCTAGCCAATTGGCTAGCTAGATCAACCCCTCAACAAATTGCCAACGCTTTAAGTAGAGAAGAAGTAAGCGTGGAATTATTAGTAGATGCACTCGCAACGCTTGAATCAAAATCAGCCGCTGAAATACTGCAAGCTCTTGCGCTTGTTAACCCACAAAAAGCTGCTGAAGTGATAGCCAAAATGGGAGAAAAAAGGAGCGAATAATTTTGAACATTGCCTTAACTGATCTTACAACTAATTTACCCAAATCAAAAAACATTAATCACTTTACTGCGAATGCATCTAATGCTAAATTAGAATCCTTTGATCAAAAATTTCAAGATATTTTTAGCAATGTAGAAGAAGACAGCCTTGGTTTTAAAAAATCTCCTATGCCAGAAAAAGAAGTGACAAATAATAAGTTATCGGTCACAATGAATACTATTGATTCGAAAGATTTATTAATTTCAAATACTAAAAAAACAAAAAATATCCATTTGGGGGTCGATCAATTACTCCTACTCATAGAAGTTTCTACCAAAAACGCCAAAGGCATCGATGAAAAGGAATTATTAATTCAAGCTCAAAAAATTTTGTCTTCCCCTAAAACAGAGTTTACAAAGAATGACATAGAAGTATTACAAAAAGCTTTTAGCGTTATTATAAAAGAAAGAAAGGGTAGTAATAGTGAAATACCTTTAAAAGGTTTAATCAAGTATTCTAATTCCATAGAAGAAAGTCCCAATATTATGTTACAAAACAGCCTCCATTCAAAAGAAACCAATCAGATTGTTGATCCGGATATCCAAAAATTATTACAGTTAATAGAAAAAACTTCAAAAACCATAGAAAACAAAAATGAAATCAATACATTAGAACAAGCTCAGAAAATACTAATTTCTTCAAAAACCGAACTCACAGAAGAAGATAAAGAGGTATTGCAAAAAGCTTTTAGTATTATCATGAAAGAAACTAAAGCAAGTAATACTGAAATACCTTTGGAAAGTTTAATTAAGCATTCTAAGTCCATAGAAGAAAGCCCCAATATTATGTCACAAAACAACGTCCATTCAAAAGAAACCA is a window of Petrotoga olearia DSM 13574 DNA encoding:
- a CDS encoding response regulator transcription factor — protein: MFRILVVEDDKAISRLLELELTHVGYNVKIAKDGDEALKFYENFKPDIILLDIMLPIRDGFEVAEAIRDYDSDIGIIMITAKGELESKVKGLKNADDYVVKPFEIEEILARIEALLKRMGKTKELIKVGDIEIYPQNMEVLVNKKNVHLSLTEFNILKLLAINKNIVVSKEKILEEIWGYYDEENNNLVEVYINYLRKKLKDSTQNIETVRGVGYVIREKESKT
- a CDS encoding sensor histidine kinase; this encodes MLVTLLGRKKVKHSAIFRQTIVFTAITMSIVLTIVGIVRIVFVQFILQSYNDMYIAQLNVSGLNRGNANNPQEPLDLLYQIMQDSSVLRRSLLSNRIVILDGQLISDPYGLIKENFKIPRLPYLYESDGMYYIFAGIPIFGSSLLIVGGPSLELTALLRNFEKAVFVIITTGFFISLLVSYFLAKSTLKPVVKMAEQISEIDANTIDKRISEQKSQEFDIFAQKLNSMLDRIENAFEIQNQFVSDVSHELRTPLTSINGYIKMLKRWGKNDPKIMEESLNSIEASSEYLRDLVEQLLLLTKNDYQIEKESIDIKNVVEETLNLFKLELDEFKIDIQGESFTVNSSNEYLSLILKIFIENAIKYSSNQKEITIKLDPNQKSISIQDHGIGIEQTKLKNIFERFYKVDFSRSDKGHGLGLSIAKKLADALDIELKAYSELGKGSTFTLIFLNQL
- a CDS encoding cysteine desulfurase family protein, encoding MVYFDNNATTQVDSEVADLILKYMTEFYANPNSIHQFGVNVENDLEEAREQISELFKVLPTEIFFTSCATESINWVIKGVAKVNKNRGKHIVTSTIEHSAVINTAKQLERDGFEVSYINVNDKGVIDLNELSKNIRQDTILVSLMAANNEVGTLQPVDDAYKIIKEKNEETYFHIDAVQAIGKIPFDLYKYKCDFASFSAHKFHGPKGVGILYKRRGTRIFPFITGGSQENGMRAGTQNVPGIIGTAIALKKSIENLDIMNSNIKNIRDHLAEELLKIGAKIVTPLENSVPNTLAFFFPNIRGDIIVNALSEEEIYVSTTSACSSKIKSFSRVMESMGYKNDEASGMIRISLSHLNKDDEAELFLIKLKNVLKFLNY
- a CDS encoding YicC/YloC family endoribonuclease, with protein sequence MRSMTGYGRITKNIGDYSYNVEIKSLNSKNLNINTSISPLFSPLELHIQNLVKKYFKRGTLRISVDIKLLKTDNIIDVDLGLSKAYYNALNNLINELHLADDVNLEDLLKFKDIVKISIDEKTIDDIWEGMKEVLKEVIETVLRYQKEEGKDLKDFLNGYLNELEDIVIKIEENAHQIKEKYREQLKHNINSLISNIDNIDENRLEMEIVLLAERADISEEMDRLKSHIRRFKNFLENENNNDSIGQELDFICQEMHREFNTIASKSKILEITNLSLEGRTLVNKIREQAQNIH
- a CDS encoding DUF370 domain-containing protein, which produces MYGLINIGFGNIVVGDRVIAIVSPTSQPLKRLKEIAEQQGKLLEVNHGRKTRAFIITDSGHVIASAIQPETITNRFLQNYYDIEKVLDKIRKEVL
- the gmk gene encoding guanylate kinase, yielding MEGLLYIVSGPSGAGKSTLIKNALDKITGFSFSVSYTTREKRPGEIDGKDYFFIDKSTFFKMKEDGEFLEWAEVHGNYYATSKKFVEEKLKESRGLVLDVDVQGALNIKKIYKNALYIFILPPSNEDLEKRLKERGTESKDSLKIRLKDAEWEISHMKDFDYIIVNQEIEESTNQLISILVAEQLKRERFNESTPFFF
- the rpoZ gene encoding DNA-directed RNA polymerase subunit omega gives rise to the protein MNLGINYDKILKRINYKYVIPIIAAKRAETLKNLDELKGVTEKKDYVSIALKELEEGKIRVKNSSLLDSLSK
- the serS gene encoding serine--tRNA ligase is translated as MLDLKYIRENPQEIKEALIRRNNETSIIDEIISLDEERRKLLKEIETLRSLRNQNSKLVAKLKAQKKDDEAEEIITKGKEISEQIKNIESDLKKIEDDLNYKLLCVPNIPDSSAPVGKDENENLEVRRWGKPREFDFEPKAHWDLGPELDFLDFDRAAKLSGSRFTILKGDIARLELALINFMIDLHTKEHGYTFILPPHLVTKETITSSGQLPKFEDDLYKTSLDQMYLISTAEVSLAGLHRNETLELNSLPLKYVAYTPCYRREAGSYGKDVRGMIRQHQFDKVELFWYTTQEESSQALEELTTHAEKVLQLLNLPYRVVALCTGDLGFAASKTYDLEVWLPSYNDYKEISSCSNTKDFQGRRGNIRYRDKENKLNFVHTLNGSGLAVGRTLVAIMENYQTANGKIKIPERLVPYMGKELIG
- a CDS encoding 16S rRNA (uracil(1498)-N(3))-methyltransferase, encoding MPNTFYGKKVNEEIILNEEETAHIKITRKVEGEKVKVITGDGLLYTTSIVKIGKKETILEIIDKEKPQEDNKPYVSVYLGMSKWDRMHLLLEKMVELRANSFYLYRGEKSEINYKNLNKFQRTIIETSKQTIFAHIPQINFVKFDEIPKENTIVLDLDGTNDNLGKVLKELKGAQKINLVVGPEYGFSKREKDFFSTNEFKTVNLGKSIFRFETSAIYAMSIINYEYNRLFI
- a CDS encoding mechanosensitive ion channel family protein, giving the protein MPEWLQTTINYLIRIGISVAILFIARYLAKFIYRIIINTAEKSGRVTLQYKKSLMTILNIAMYTLGGFIIISVIFTNLSAFLAGLGIGGIIVAFAVQEPLGNLICGFLIMLNHLVVDGEAVEINGISGSVEEINVNHVVIRTWDGRRVNLPSREVWSSKIIHYWPTNIRRNEVKVGVSYSSDLNKVINVIDEAVRSAELVHIDDDHQPLIVFDGYADSSINFIVRFWAKQENFINSSMDVAKSIKQKFEENKVEIPFNQLDLHIKEVPNEITQNKENI